The genomic segment CGTCGCTCGGATCGGTGGCGAGGAGTTTGTGATCATACTGCCCGGGGCCTCCCGGGAGAGTGCCCGGGCGCTGGCAGAGCGATGCCGTAAGGCACTGGAGTTGGCAGCGTGGCACAAACGACCGATTACGGTGAGCATCGGGATCTCGTCTCTGGACGGACGGAATATCAACACTGGCACGCTGCTATCTGAGGCCGACCAGGCCCTCTATCATTCCAAAGCAACCGGCCGCAACCGAGTCTCGCATGCGAACGATCTGACGGAGCAGGATCTGCTAGTGTGCGCGAGCTCTGTGCCGAGGGTACTGGCAAGTTAAGAGAAAGGCGTGGGCGACCTGCACAGAATGTGGCTTCTTTATACGCTGAATCGCTCGAAAATTGCTGATTGTTGACTTAATCACGTCTTTTTGAAGCGATCGGGAATGTCTGCTTTGGGTCGTTAGCGGACCTTTTCGGCAAGTTTAGCCCAACGACCGCTTTGGAGCGTATAGCGGACGTTCTGGAGCGTCCTTTGCAGTGATCCAGGATCGAATGTCCGCTTTCCCCAATAGCGGTCGTTCAATCAGCCTAAATGATGCCAATTCGACCGGCCGCTAACGGCCAACAGCGGTCAATGTAATAAGTAATGTCACGCGTATTGTAGGATCACTGGATCAGCGGCGTTGCCACCAATCATTCTCAATTGTGACCGGCGTCGGAAAGCGTTTTAAAATGCTTCGTAGAACCGCCCCTCAATCAAACCGTTTGGATGTGGATCGGTATTACTAAAAGTTATTGGCAATGTACCGACGCCCCCTGTGTTTGGTGGACCGGAGACAATAAAATGTAAATGAGGTTCGGTACTATTGCCGGAATTTCCACTCAGAGCAATGACGTCGCCCATGCTTACTATTTGCTGCATCGCAACCATTGCGCCATGCTCGGCAAGGTGAAAGTAGAGCGCAATAGAATTATCGTCATGAGTTATGCCGACTACATTTTCTTCGCCCGGAACGCCCGTACCGTCCATAAAACTGTCAACGACTCTGGTGACAGTGCCGCCGCGTGAGGCTATGAGGGTCGTACCAGTAGGCATCAAAAAATCGTAACCGTACTGGTCCGGCGTTCCCGTTCTATGGGATCCGTTTGTGCAATTTCCTTGGCCCACCAGATAGGATGAGCCTGGTTCATAGGGAAGCACATACGGTGACGTCGATTGCTCCGGATA from the Gammaproteobacteria bacterium genome contains:
- a CDS encoding M23 family metallopeptidase; translated protein: MQLRLVGIFALALSFAACDGSSGGQTPPTSAGCGPYPEQSTSPYVLPYEPGSSYLVGQGNCTNGSHRTGTPDQYGYDFLMPTGTTLIASRGGTVTRVVDSFMDGTGVPGEENVVGITHDDNSIALYFHLAEHGAMVAMQQIVSMGDVIALSGNSGNSTEPHLHFIVSGPPNTGGVGTLPITFSNTDPHPNGLIEGRFYEAF